A stretch of Procambarus clarkii isolate CNS0578487 chromosome 80, FALCON_Pclarkii_2.0, whole genome shotgun sequence DNA encodes these proteins:
- the LOC123750112 gene encoding ladderlectin-like isoform X1 — MATFSAILLSVLALVTAAQEIQTLQDLSNTLLLNQLAMSNMLAERDSGTRVIREWLNDLQSNITSEIAALQNVVKANGVPQDACKGVVECMTPFVDVYGHCILVETALTGTWETMRRHCQQKGGEIVKVDCGNFMYFLVRYLHSNGLAKLSYWVSGRDEGHEGSYFWTDGTQVKMGTPFWGDGINDNIQEPDGGTDQNCMLMYQEDHYFLFDAPCNNSYAVICEKLKLS, encoded by the exons ATGGCAACTTTCTCAGCCATCCTGCTGTCGGTGCTGGCACTGGTGACGGCTGCCCAAGAGATTCAGACACTTCAAGATCTATCCAACACGCTGCTCCTCAACCAGCTGGCAATGTCCAACATGCTGGCTGAACGCGACTCCGGAACCAGAG TAATAAGAGAGTGGCTGAACGACCTGCAATCAAACATTACTTCCG AAATAGCGGCTTTGCAGAACGTTGTTAAAGCTAATGGTGTTCCCCAAGATGCTTGTAAAG GGGTCGTGGAGTGCATGACACCGTTTGTGGACGTGTATGGTCACTGTATCTTGGTGGAGACGGCACTGACGGGAACTTGGGAAACAATGAGACGTCACTGTCAGCAGAAGGGCGGCGAGATTGTCAAGGTTGACTGTGGCAACTTCATGTATTTCCTCGTCAGGTACCTTCACAGTAACG GTCTGGCTAAGTTGTCTTACTGGGTCAGTGGGAGAGATGAAGGCCACGAGGGATCTTACTTCTGGACTGATGGTACCCAGGTCAAGATGGGAACCCCCTTTTGGGGTGACGGCATTAATGACAATATTCAGGAGCCCGACGGAGGAACCGATCAAAACTGCATGTTAATGTACCAGGAAGATCATTATTTTCTCTTCGATGCTCCTTGCAATAACAGTTATGCAGTTATTTGTGAGAAACTAAAATTGTCCTAG
- the LOC123750112 gene encoding ladderlectin-like isoform X2: protein MATFSAILLSVLALVTAAQEIQTLQDLSNTLLLNQLAMSNMLAERDSGTRVIREWLNDLQSNITSEIAALQNVVKANGVPQDAWVVECMTPFVDVYGHCILVETALTGTWETMRRHCQQKGGEIVKVDCGNFMYFLVRYLHSNGLAKLSYWVSGRDEGHEGSYFWTDGTQVKMGTPFWGDGINDNIQEPDGGTDQNCMLMYQEDHYFLFDAPCNNSYAVICEKLKLS, encoded by the exons ATGGCAACTTTCTCAGCCATCCTGCTGTCGGTGCTGGCACTGGTGACGGCTGCCCAAGAGATTCAGACACTTCAAGATCTATCCAACACGCTGCTCCTCAACCAGCTGGCAATGTCCAACATGCTGGCTGAACGCGACTCCGGAACCAGAG TAATAAGAGAGTGGCTGAACGACCTGCAATCAAACATTACTTCCG AAATAGCGGCTTTGCAGAACGTTGTTAAAGCTAATGGTGTTCCCCAAGATGCTT GGGTCGTGGAGTGCATGACACCGTTTGTGGACGTGTATGGTCACTGTATCTTGGTGGAGACGGCACTGACGGGAACTTGGGAAACAATGAGACGTCACTGTCAGCAGAAGGGCGGCGAGATTGTCAAGGTTGACTGTGGCAACTTCATGTATTTCCTCGTCAGGTACCTTCACAGTAACG GTCTGGCTAAGTTGTCTTACTGGGTCAGTGGGAGAGATGAAGGCCACGAGGGATCTTACTTCTGGACTGATGGTACCCAGGTCAAGATGGGAACCCCCTTTTGGGGTGACGGCATTAATGACAATATTCAGGAGCCCGACGGAGGAACCGATCAAAACTGCATGTTAATGTACCAGGAAGATCATTATTTTCTCTTCGATGCTCCTTGCAATAACAGTTATGCAGTTATTTGTGAGAAACTAAAATTGTCCTAG